In a genomic window of Prochlorococcus marinus subsp. marinus str. CCMP1375:
- the gyrA gene encoding DNA gyrase subunit A: MADPTEPTGGVPDELEDRIIQTDLRNEMSRSYLEYAMSVIVGRALPDARDGLKPVHRRILYAMYELGLTSDRPYRKCARVVGEVLGKYHPHGDTAVYDALVRMAQDFSMQMPLIDGHGNFGSIDNDPPAAMRYTESRLRSLTQDSLLEDIESETVDFIDNFDGSQQEPTVLPARIPQLLLNGSSGIAVGMATNIPPHNLGELIDGLMALIANPDLNDQEIMKIIPGPDFPTGGQILGRSGIRETYLSGRGSVTMRGVAEIETLEIPGRPDRDAIIITQLPYQTNKAALIERIAYMVNDKKLEGISDIRDESDRDGMRIVVELRRDSYPQVVLNNLFKLTPLQSNFSANMLALVDGEPITLSLLRMLNVFLDFRVITIEKRTKYLLRKAEERNHLLLGLLLALDQLDEIIALIRSASDTSVAKKQLQEIHGLTDVQADAILQMQLRRLTALESDKIRLEHEDLLVKISDFKDILSNKSRVYEIIKTELISIKEKFPQVRRTEILDLGSGLEDIDLIANERSVVLLTETGYLKRMPVNEFEATSRGTRGKSGTRSQGEEEVKLFISCNDHDNLLLFSVRGVSYSVPAYRVPQCSRAAKGTPVVQLLPIPREESITSLISVSSFDDDNYLLMLTIGGFIKRTPVSAFSKIRANGLISINLEDGDALRWVRLASSADSVLIGSKAGMTIHFRLNDNELRPLGRTARGVRSMNLRDGDSLVSMDVLSKELADRIASTNDDEAINSNGQYEGPWILVASADGLGKRVPVTQFRLQKRSGMGLRAMKFRSDTDELVGLKVLDKGEEVLLVSEKGVIVRTSADKISQQSRAATGVRLQRLDSGDHLSEIVLVPPQLADEEVNSDSLSSNSDSGADTPPKD; encoded by the coding sequence ATGGCTGATCCAACGGAACCCACTGGTGGAGTTCCAGATGAGTTAGAAGATCGGATCATTCAGACAGATTTGCGCAACGAGATGTCGCGATCTTATTTGGAATACGCGATGAGTGTAATCGTTGGTAGAGCTTTGCCCGACGCTAGAGATGGTTTGAAGCCAGTTCATAGAAGGATTCTTTATGCAATGTATGAACTTGGCCTGACTAGCGATAGGCCTTATAGAAAGTGTGCTCGAGTTGTTGGAGAGGTTCTAGGAAAATACCATCCTCATGGAGATACAGCTGTTTATGACGCTTTAGTGCGAATGGCCCAAGACTTTTCTATGCAAATGCCTTTAATTGATGGGCATGGGAATTTTGGTTCTATTGATAATGATCCTCCCGCTGCAATGAGATATACAGAATCCAGGTTGCGCTCATTGACTCAAGATAGCTTGCTTGAAGATATTGAATCTGAGACAGTTGACTTTATCGATAACTTTGATGGATCTCAACAAGAGCCGACTGTATTACCAGCAAGGATTCCTCAACTTCTTCTAAATGGATCTTCAGGCATTGCAGTTGGAATGGCTACGAATATCCCACCACATAATTTGGGCGAATTGATTGATGGCTTGATGGCCTTAATTGCTAACCCCGATTTAAATGATCAGGAGATAATGAAAATTATTCCAGGCCCAGATTTCCCCACAGGAGGTCAAATCTTAGGAAGGAGTGGTATCAGAGAAACATATTTATCAGGAAGAGGTTCTGTAACTATGAGAGGTGTTGCAGAAATAGAAACTCTTGAAATACCTGGGAGGCCTGATAGAGATGCAATTATTATTACGCAGTTGCCTTATCAGACAAATAAGGCTGCATTGATTGAACGCATTGCTTATATGGTTAATGATAAGAAACTTGAGGGTATATCGGATATAAGGGATGAGAGTGATCGCGATGGAATGAGAATAGTAGTTGAATTAAGAAGGGACTCTTATCCTCAGGTTGTATTAAATAACCTTTTTAAATTAACGCCTTTACAATCAAATTTTAGTGCAAATATGCTTGCATTAGTTGATGGCGAGCCTATTACACTCTCATTATTGAGGATGCTAAATGTTTTTCTAGATTTTCGAGTAATAACAATAGAAAAAAGAACAAAGTATTTACTTCGTAAGGCAGAAGAACGCAATCATTTATTATTAGGTCTCCTTCTTGCTTTAGATCAACTTGATGAAATAATTGCTTTAATTAGATCTGCTTCAGATACTTCTGTTGCAAAGAAACAATTGCAGGAAATCCATGGACTAACTGATGTTCAGGCAGATGCTATACTTCAGATGCAATTAAGAAGGCTAACAGCCTTAGAATCAGATAAAATAAGACTTGAGCATGAAGACCTATTAGTTAAAATAAGTGATTTTAAAGATATTCTTTCTAATAAAAGTAGAGTTTATGAAATCATTAAAACAGAGTTAATTAGTATAAAAGAAAAATTTCCTCAGGTTAGAAGAACAGAGATTTTAGATTTAGGAAGTGGTCTTGAAGATATAGATTTAATTGCTAATGAGAGATCAGTTGTTCTGTTAACAGAAACTGGTTATTTAAAAAGAATGCCTGTCAACGAATTTGAAGCTACAAGTCGTGGAACTAGAGGAAAGTCTGGGACAAGAAGTCAAGGTGAAGAAGAGGTAAAACTCTTTATTAGTTGCAATGATCATGATAATTTGCTTCTTTTTAGTGTTAGAGGAGTTTCATATAGTGTTCCTGCATATCGCGTCCCTCAATGCAGTAGAGCGGCAAAAGGGACACCAGTTGTTCAACTTTTACCAATACCTCGTGAAGAATCAATTACATCATTGATTTCAGTCTCTTCATTTGATGACGATAATTATTTGTTGATGTTAACTATTGGAGGATTTATTAAACGAACTCCTGTTTCTGCATTTAGCAAAATCAGAGCTAATGGACTTATTTCTATAAATCTTGAAGATGGTGACGCATTGCGCTGGGTAAGATTAGCCTCTTCAGCAGATAGTGTCCTTATTGGATCAAAGGCAGGGATGACAATTCATTTTCGTTTAAATGATAATGAATTAAGACCTTTAGGAAGAACAGCAAGAGGAGTTAGGTCAATGAATTTGAGAGATGGTGATTCATTGGTTAGCATGGATGTTCTTTCTAAGGAACTTGCTGATCGTATTGCTAGTACTAATGACGATGAAGCAATTAATTCAAATGGGCAATATGAAGGACCATGGATACTAGTTGCATCTGCTGATGGATTAGGGAAAAGAGTACCTGTTACTCAATTTAGATTGCAGAAAAGATCTGGCATGGGCCTAAGAGCAATGAAATTCAGGAGTGATACTGATGAATTGGTTGGGTTAAAGGTTCTTGATAAAGGAGAGGAAGTGTTATTAGTTAGTGAAAAGGGAGTAATTGTTCGAACAAGTGCGGACAAGATTTCTCAGCAATCAAGAGCCGCAACTGGTGTTAGGTTGCAGCGTCTTGATTCAGGCGATCATTTATCTGAGATTGTTTTAGTTCCTCCTCAGTTAGCTGATGAAGAAGTCAATAGTGATTCTT
- a CDS encoding GuaB3 family IMP dehydrogenase-related protein: protein MNIQLGHSKFVRRAYGIDEIALVPGGKTVDPENTDTTLLIGGKSLEIPIIASAMDGVVDVNMAVALSKLGSLGVLNLEGVQTRYEKPNDVLKRISSVGKEEFVPLMQEIYKQPIKENLINQRIQEIKDQGGLAAVSGTPLAAIKFKDTITKAKPDLFFLQATVVSTEHIGGGKQEKLEISNLCQTLGIPVIVGNCVTYEVALNLMRAGVSGILVGIGPGAACTSRGVLGVGVPQATAISDCSAARDDYKKETGNHVPVIADGGIITGGDVCKCIACGADGVMIGSPIARASEAPGNGYHWGMATPSPVLPRGTRIKVGSTGNLMQILRGPAKTDDGTHNLLGALKTSMGTLGAQTIKEMQEVEIVIAPSLLSEGKVYQKAQQLGMGK from the coding sequence GTGAATATCCAGCTTGGCCACTCGAAATTTGTCCGTCGTGCATATGGCATAGACGAAATAGCCCTTGTCCCTGGAGGGAAAACAGTAGACCCTGAAAACACAGATACAACCCTTCTGATTGGCGGAAAAAGTCTAGAAATACCAATTATTGCCAGTGCCATGGATGGAGTAGTTGATGTCAATATGGCAGTTGCTCTTTCAAAACTTGGCTCATTAGGAGTATTAAATCTTGAAGGAGTTCAAACTAGATATGAAAAACCAAACGATGTCTTAAAACGCATTTCATCTGTAGGTAAAGAAGAATTTGTTCCTTTAATGCAAGAAATATACAAACAGCCAATAAAAGAGAATTTAATTAATCAAAGAATACAAGAAATTAAAGATCAAGGAGGTCTTGCCGCTGTAAGCGGAACACCTTTAGCAGCTATTAAATTCAAAGACACGATAACCAAAGCAAAACCTGATTTGTTTTTTCTTCAAGCAACCGTTGTTTCAACAGAACATATTGGAGGAGGAAAACAAGAAAAATTAGAGATATCAAACCTTTGTCAAACGCTTGGCATACCTGTGATTGTAGGAAATTGTGTCACTTATGAAGTAGCACTTAATCTTATGAGAGCTGGGGTTTCAGGAATTCTTGTTGGCATAGGGCCTGGAGCTGCTTGTACTTCAAGAGGAGTTCTTGGCGTTGGAGTTCCCCAAGCCACAGCCATATCAGACTGTTCAGCAGCAAGAGATGATTATAAAAAAGAAACTGGTAACCATGTTCCTGTAATTGCTGATGGCGGGATAATTACTGGAGGAGATGTCTGTAAATGCATCGCATGTGGAGCAGATGGGGTAATGATCGGCTCACCTATAGCCAGAGCTTCTGAGGCTCCTGGGAATGGATACCATTGGGGCATGGCAACTCCTAGTCCTGTTCTTCCTAGAGGAACAAGAATAAAAGTTGGCTCGACAGGCAACTTGATGCAAATACTTCGAGGCCCAGCCAAAACAGATGACGGGACTCATAACCTGCTCGGCGCGTTAAAAACCTCAATGGGTACTCTTGGGGCTCAGACAATAAAAGAAATGCAGGAAGTTGAAATAGTTATTGCACCATCACTTCTATCAGAAGGGAAGGTATATCAAAAAGCACAACAGCTTGGAATGGGCAAGTAA
- the trxA gene encoding thioredoxin, whose amino-acid sequence MSSAAAVTDSSFEQEVLQSDLPVLVDFWAPWCGPCRMVSPIVDEISKDFEGKIKVCKLNTDENPNVASQYGIRSIPTLMIFKGGQKVDTVVGAVPKATLSGTISKHL is encoded by the coding sequence ATGTCTAGCGCTGCTGCTGTTACTGATTCTTCTTTTGAGCAGGAAGTGCTCCAGAGTGACTTGCCTGTACTCGTTGACTTCTGGGCTCCTTGGTGTGGCCCCTGCAGAATGGTTTCTCCAATAGTTGATGAAATCTCCAAAGATTTTGAGGGGAAAATAAAAGTTTGCAAACTAAATACTGATGAGAATCCCAATGTTGCAAGTCAATATGGCATTCGAAGCATCCCTACATTAATGATCTTTAAAGGAGGTCAGAAAGTAGATACCGTAGTAGGTGCCGTTCCCAAAGCAACCCTCTCAGGCACTATTTCGAAACATCTCTGA
- the hisH gene encoding imidazole glycerol phosphate synthase subunit HisH, translated as MILNIGLIDYGMGNLHSVEQSFKRLNQSLKIISGPNDLSNCDALILPGVGSFDPAMKNLQQTNLIPELKKWVLNNKPLLGICLGLQLLFESSDEGKSKGLGLLKGTIKHLPKSEKQLIPHMGWAELNQDKECPLFKSNSSPQWMYFVHSYSAIPSDKNDIASSVNFGDEKITAVVWKKKLAACQFHPEKSGRSGELLLSNWLAWLKKETKDLY; from the coding sequence GTGATACTAAATATTGGTCTAATTGATTACGGAATGGGTAATCTCCATTCCGTAGAACAATCTTTCAAACGGCTAAATCAATCGCTAAAAATCATAAGTGGGCCGAATGATCTATCTAATTGCGATGCTTTAATCCTTCCTGGGGTTGGTTCATTTGATCCTGCAATGAAAAATCTCCAACAAACAAATCTTATCCCAGAGTTAAAAAAATGGGTTCTTAATAATAAGCCACTATTAGGAATATGCTTAGGTCTTCAATTGTTATTTGAATCTAGTGATGAGGGAAAATCTAAAGGACTAGGCTTACTAAAAGGAACAATAAAACATTTGCCTAAAAGTGAAAAACAATTAATACCGCACATGGGATGGGCAGAACTTAATCAAGATAAAGAATGTCCGTTATTTAAAAGTAACAGCTCACCGCAATGGATGTATTTTGTTCATTCATATTCAGCAATACCATCAGATAAGAATGATATAGCTTCATCAGTAAATTTTGGAGATGAGAAAATTACAGCGGTGGTTTGGAAAAAAAAGTTAGCAGCATGTCAATTTCATCCCGAGAAATCAGGGCGGTCTGGAGAGCTATTATTATCAAATTGGCTTGCATGGCTAAAAAAAGAAACTAAAGATTTATATTGA
- the rsmD gene encoding 16S rRNA (guanine(966)-N(2))-methyltransferase RsmD encodes MKSQLRLIGGRKLKSPIGDLVRPTTARVREALMNILKEDIENSNWLDLYSGSGAIGCEAIQRGANTVVAIEQNKKIYQLCENNLSVVSKANKKEVSVQVINSDVNKFLKSGFKNYIQKSPKKLHSKDFYFDYIYIDPPYKKDPYYYILENLLLGNWVVSKCLAICEFSLEKGIDVPPRWITKDQKSYGSTGLLFLTPNLG; translated from the coding sequence TTGAAAAGTCAGCTTCGTTTAATAGGTGGCAGAAAACTTAAAAGTCCCATTGGTGATTTAGTTAGGCCTACTACAGCTCGAGTTAGGGAAGCCCTAATGAATATCCTTAAAGAAGATATTGAGAACTCCAACTGGCTAGATCTTTATAGTGGTAGTGGTGCAATTGGGTGTGAAGCAATTCAACGAGGAGCAAATACTGTTGTTGCAATAGAACAAAATAAAAAAATATATCAACTATGTGAAAATAATCTTTCAGTTGTTTCCAAAGCCAATAAAAAAGAAGTATCTGTTCAAGTGATAAATTCCGACGTTAATAAATTTCTCAAAAGTGGTTTTAAAAACTACATTCAAAAATCACCTAAGAAATTACATTCAAAAGATTTTTATTTTGATTATATTTATATAGATCCCCCTTACAAAAAAGATCCTTATTATTATATTTTAGAAAATCTTCTTTTAGGTAATTGGGTTGTCAGTAAATGCCTAGCAATCTGTGAGTTTTCTTTAGAAAAGGGCATAGATGTCCCGCCCAGATGGATTACTAAAGATCAGAAAAGCTATGGGAGCACTGGATTACTTTTTCTCACTCCCAATCTGGGATAG
- the petG gene encoding cytochrome b6-f complex subunit V produces MIEPLLCGIVLGLVPITLLGLFVAAWNQYRRGSAIPDWE; encoded by the coding sequence ATGATTGAACCACTACTCTGTGGAATTGTCTTAGGTTTAGTCCCAATAACACTTTTGGGATTATTCGTGGCTGCTTGGAACCAATATAGGCGTGGGAGTGCTATCCCAGATTGGGAGTGA
- a CDS encoding c-type cytochrome, which produces MKSTSSIGAEEKETLLHGLRNLLIISAIACLLIVFFILNNKPPDPYVEKSLNLNGAIEDGNQLFRMNCVGCHGISAQGLVGPELNKVTEELNDKQIINQVINGLTPPMPSFEMDPQSMADLLAYLHSLNN; this is translated from the coding sequence GTGAAAAGCACTTCATCAATTGGTGCAGAAGAAAAAGAAACCTTGCTTCACGGGCTTAGGAATCTTTTGATAATCAGTGCGATTGCATGCCTATTGATAGTGTTTTTCATTTTAAATAATAAACCTCCAGATCCTTATGTAGAAAAGAGCTTAAATCTAAATGGAGCAATAGAGGATGGTAATCAATTGTTTCGAATGAATTGTGTTGGATGTCATGGGATATCTGCTCAAGGACTTGTAGGACCAGAGCTGAACAAAGTTACTGAAGAACTAAATGACAAGCAAATAATCAATCAGGTCATTAATGGTCTTACCCCTCCTATGCCTAGTTTTGAAATGGATCCACAATCAATGGCAGATCTACTTGCTTATCTTCACTCGTTAAACAATTGA
- a CDS encoding RNA methyltransferase, translated as MTFNLITRPLKIILVEPLGEINLGSIARLCENFGVDELRLVSPRCDPMNIETQKMAVHGKRFLKNACIYSNLLDAVNDCVRVVATCGRIDHGDIPLHTSKNALQWLLETNPKDPIAIIFGREDRGLSNSELQIAQKIITLKTSEKYPSLNLSHAVAIVLHEFKYYNETSNHKKNFITYKTASAKELNDCLDDVKKLLLEIGFLYDHTANARMSKIKGLLQRAEARSKDVSLIRGILRQIRWFSKKK; from the coding sequence TTGACTTTTAATTTAATTACTCGGCCTCTAAAAATAATACTTGTAGAGCCCTTAGGAGAAATTAATCTTGGCAGCATAGCTAGACTTTGTGAAAACTTTGGAGTTGATGAGCTTCGATTGGTATCACCACGGTGCGATCCAATGAATATTGAGACTCAAAAGATGGCAGTTCATGGCAAAAGGTTCCTTAAAAATGCCTGCATTTATTCAAATCTCTTAGATGCAGTAAATGACTGTGTTCGTGTTGTTGCTACATGTGGTCGAATAGATCATGGGGATATTCCTCTACACACCTCTAAAAATGCATTGCAATGGCTTTTAGAAACAAATCCCAAAGATCCTATTGCAATAATTTTTGGAAGAGAAGACAGAGGCCTTAGCAATTCAGAGCTTCAAATAGCACAAAAAATAATTACTCTTAAAACTTCTGAAAAATATCCTTCATTAAATCTCTCACATGCAGTTGCAATCGTTCTACATGAATTCAAATATTATAATGAGACTAGTAATCATAAAAAGAACTTTATAACTTATAAAACTGCTTCAGCGAAAGAATTAAATGACTGTCTTGATGATGTCAAAAAACTTTTACTGGAAATAGGTTTTTTATATGATCACACTGCAAACGCAAGAATGTCTAAAATTAAAGGATTGCTTCAAAGAGCAGAAGCTCGTTCAAAAGATGTATCTTTAATAAGAGGAATACTAAGACAAATAAGATGGTTTTCAAAGAAAAAATAA
- a CDS encoding serine hydrolase, protein MRTNQKHRKVYRSNDIIRQIINLALIGIGFGVLLGSLLKIIPNNKISTKTFAKQNNEKEITLDSEFSHEIHTRISTLESKWKEIDTKNNALKASGYVLLEDGRYAELNSNQIAPAASTIKIPILLICLKMVGSGELKWNEKVTLTKDDVAEGSGWIRYQPLGKEFFIHEIATEMIRVSDNTATNLLIRKIGGINTINQRFNMIGLKATKINSLLPDLQGTNTTTTKELVKILELALKKNFLSIEARDLFRDVLSTSVSNKLIPDGVLEGLGKENGNSDYKLLIEGLRVFNKTGDIGTAYGDAALIQMPNNTNVFASFIVQGPFNDQRSPELIRKLTASMIRVIKD, encoded by the coding sequence ATGAGAACTAATCAAAAGCACAGAAAAGTTTACCGTTCTAATGACATAATTAGACAAATAATTAATCTTGCCCTAATTGGAATAGGTTTTGGTGTATTACTAGGATCATTATTGAAAATTATACCTAATAATAAAATTTCAACCAAAACGTTTGCTAAACAAAATAACGAGAAGGAGATAACATTAGATTCAGAATTTTCCCACGAGATTCATACAAGAATAAGTACTCTTGAAAGTAAATGGAAGGAGATAGATACAAAGAATAATGCGTTAAAAGCTAGTGGATATGTTCTTTTAGAAGATGGAAGGTACGCTGAGTTGAATTCGAATCAAATCGCTCCTGCTGCAAGCACAATTAAGATTCCTATTTTACTAATTTGCCTTAAAATGGTTGGGTCTGGTGAACTTAAGTGGAATGAAAAAGTGACTTTAACAAAAGATGATGTAGCAGAGGGTTCTGGATGGATAAGATATCAGCCATTGGGGAAAGAGTTCTTTATTCACGAGATAGCAACTGAAATGATAAGAGTTAGCGATAACACAGCAACTAATCTTTTAATACGAAAGATAGGGGGTATAAACACCATTAATCAAAGATTTAATATGATTGGTTTAAAAGCAACCAAAATAAACAGCTTATTACCAGATCTGCAAGGCACTAATACTACAACAACAAAAGAACTAGTAAAGATACTTGAATTAGCTCTTAAAAAGAATTTCTTAAGTATTGAAGCCAGAGATCTTTTTAGAGATGTTTTGAGCACCTCTGTTTCAAATAAATTAATACCAGATGGGGTCCTCGAAGGACTAGGCAAAGAGAACGGCAATAGTGATTACAAGCTTCTTATTGAAGGTCTACGAGTATTTAACAAAACAGGTGATATAGGCACTGCATATGGAGATGCAGCATTAATACAAATGCCTAACAATACAAATGTTTTTGCAAGTTTCATTGTCCAAGGTCCTTTTAATGATCAACGTTCTCCGGAACTCATAAGAAAATTAACTGCATCAATGATTAGGGTAATAAAAGATTGA
- the bchI gene encoding magnesium chelatase ATPase subunit I — MSSPRKRRVFPFAAVIGQSEMKLALLLNVIDPRIGGVMIMGDRGTGKSTTIRALADLLPAIKVVEGDPYNSSPDDPDLQSSDVREQIDQGTTPSTENKQVPMVDLPLGATEDRLCGTIDIEKALSEGVRAFEPGLLAKANRGLLYVDEVNLLDDHLVDVLLDSAASGWNTVEREGISIRHPARFVLIGSGNPEEGELRPQLLDRFGMSVEVRTVREPELRVKVVDQRTSFDNDPENFVSSIQSSQDELQAKVVAAQELLQSVNIDDDLRLKISAICGELDVDGLRGDIVTNRSARALAAFEARSEVTEEDIARVISCSLRHRLRKDPLEQIDSGDRVIKAFCKIFERSDQANLADFELAAIE; from the coding sequence GTGAGTTCACCTAGGAAGCGCAGAGTATTCCCCTTTGCAGCAGTAATTGGTCAATCAGAGATGAAGCTTGCTCTTCTTCTCAATGTAATTGACCCTCGCATTGGAGGAGTAATGATTATGGGAGACAGAGGTACTGGCAAATCAACAACAATTAGAGCATTAGCAGACCTTCTCCCCGCAATCAAAGTTGTCGAAGGAGATCCTTATAACAGCTCACCAGATGACCCTGACCTTCAAAGCTCAGATGTTCGTGAACAAATAGATCAAGGTACCACTCCTAGTACAGAAAACAAGCAAGTACCCATGGTGGACCTCCCATTAGGAGCAACTGAAGATCGTTTATGTGGAACAATTGATATAGAGAAAGCATTAAGTGAAGGTGTCAGAGCTTTTGAACCAGGTCTTCTAGCTAAAGCAAACCGAGGTCTTCTTTATGTAGATGAAGTAAACCTCTTAGACGATCATCTTGTTGATGTTCTTCTAGACTCGGCTGCTTCTGGTTGGAATACTGTTGAAAGAGAGGGCATTTCAATAAGACACCCTGCAAGATTTGTTCTAATAGGTTCAGGTAATCCTGAAGAGGGTGAATTAAGACCTCAACTTCTTGATCGTTTTGGAATGAGTGTTGAAGTTCGTACCGTTCGCGAGCCAGAACTAAGAGTAAAAGTAGTTGATCAAAGAACTTCCTTTGATAATGATCCTGAGAATTTCGTTTCTTCAATACAGTCATCTCAAGATGAGCTTCAAGCAAAAGTTGTGGCAGCACAAGAACTACTGCAAAGCGTCAATATTGATGATGACCTACGCCTTAAAATCTCAGCAATTTGCGGCGAGCTTGACGTTGATGGCTTGAGAGGAGATATTGTCACAAACAGGTCGGCAAGGGCTTTAGCGGCTTTCGAGGCCCGCTCAGAGGTGACTGAGGAGGATATCGCAAGAGTAATATCATGTTCTCTAAGACATAGGCTGCGAAAAGATCCATTAGAACAAATTGATTCAGGTGATCGAGTAATAAAAGCGTTTTGCAAAATATTTGAAAGAAGTGATCAAGCTAATCTTGCAGACTTTGAATTAGCAGCCATTGAGTAA
- the ruvC gene encoding crossover junction endodeoxyribonuclease RuvC, translated as MVILGIDPGLARVGYGLIEVNNQRQVKMLDCGIIKTNKNQYEGERMVEIAKDLRVLIRKWKPGLAAVEKFFFYKSSTTISVVQARGVLIMTLARFKVPIVEFPPMQIKLAVAGSGHAKKDEVLEAVMRELRLKVPPRPDDAADALAIALTGLFQQ; from the coding sequence TTGGTAATTCTTGGCATTGATCCTGGCCTAGCAAGAGTTGGGTATGGCCTGATAGAAGTAAATAATCAACGCCAAGTAAAAATGCTTGATTGTGGAATCATAAAAACAAATAAAAATCAATATGAAGGAGAAAGAATGGTTGAAATAGCAAAAGATCTCCGAGTTTTAATCCGTAAATGGAAACCAGGTCTTGCTGCTGTAGAAAAATTTTTCTTTTACAAATCAAGTACTACCATTAGTGTTGTGCAAGCTAGAGGAGTGCTAATAATGACGCTTGCTCGCTTCAAAGTACCTATTGTTGAGTTTCCACCAATGCAAATAAAGTTAGCCGTAGCAGGTTCAGGTCATGCAAAAAAAGACGAGGTACTTGAAGCTGTAATGAGAGAATTACGACTCAAAGTTCCTCCTCGTCCAGACGATGCAGCAGATGCACTGGCAATAGCACTTACAGGATTATTTCAACAATAG
- a CDS encoding 5-formyltetrahydrofolate cyclo-ligase has product MEKSNDKNALRIKFKNIRKATIYKQQKLIFEQAKKLIKSFTENQVKESLIGIYWPLEDEVDLRSLRRLKGISIALPACMKKGEITYHRWTENPLSKDEYGIPAPLSQPPLSPSKLKLLLVPALAVDNNGIRLGYGEGCFDRLRLKAIWQKIPAFVVLPKACIAQSLLPKDEWDIPFNGWINEKESFHI; this is encoded by the coding sequence ATGGAAAAATCTAATGACAAAAATGCATTAAGAATAAAGTTTAAAAATATAAGGAAAGCAACCATTTACAAACAGCAAAAACTGATATTTGAGCAAGCAAAGAAATTAATTAAAAGCTTTACTGAAAATCAAGTTAAAGAATCTTTAATTGGCATTTACTGGCCATTAGAAGATGAAGTTGACCTTAGATCTTTAAGAAGATTAAAAGGAATATCAATAGCTTTACCTGCATGCATGAAAAAAGGCGAGATAACTTATCACCGATGGACAGAGAATCCTTTAAGTAAAGATGAATATGGTATCCCTGCTCCATTAAGCCAACCGCCTCTAAGCCCAAGCAAACTTAAACTGTTATTGGTTCCTGCATTAGCTGTAGATAATAATGGAATACGACTAGGATATGGTGAAGGCTGTTTTGATCGTCTTAGGCTCAAAGCTATTTGGCAGAAAATACCTGCCTTCGTTGTATTACCAAAAGCTTGTATAGCCCAATCTTTGTTACCAAAGGATGAATGGGATATTCCCTTTAATGGATGGATCAATGAGAAAGAATCTTTCCATATATAA
- a CDS encoding SufE family protein, with protein MGEQTNEPQCKDFGSHALNEIVAKLKSSSEPRKRYEYLLFLAKKLPVLSINSLNNSMQVKGCISKVYVIGELKGGKLFWQGYSDALITKGMLSLLIKGLNNLTPKEVLKIDPSFITETGLSSSLTPSRVNGFMNIFLKMKAQAGTFL; from the coding sequence ATGGGTGAACAAACTAATGAGCCTCAATGTAAAGACTTCGGTAGTCATGCGCTAAACGAAATTGTTGCGAAATTAAAATCAAGTTCTGAGCCTCGTAAACGTTATGAATACTTGCTTTTCTTAGCCAAAAAGCTACCTGTCTTATCAATAAATTCCCTTAACAATTCCATGCAAGTAAAAGGTTGTATTTCAAAGGTATATGTCATTGGTGAACTTAAGGGTGGGAAATTATTCTGGCAAGGGTATTCAGATGCATTAATAACAAAAGGTATGCTCTCACTTCTAATTAAAGGCCTTAACAATTTAACGCCTAAAGAAGTTCTGAAAATAGATCCATCTTTTATAACTGAAACAGGCCTAAGTAGCAGTCTTACCCCTTCTAGGGTTAATGGGTTTATGAACATATTTCTCAAAATGAAAGCTCAAGCTGGAACATTTTTATAG